Part of the Fodinicola acaciae genome is shown below.
AATGTGCGCAACGCATTAATGCGCCCGATTACTCCCGACAAAACATAACAAAAGATGCTATTACTCTGCGCAACTCCGTCGGCCGCTGACGGTGACGCGGCGGCCCCGGCCCCTGTGCAACCGGACGTGGACGCTAGGTTAGGCGAGTCGGGGGACAGGTGATCCGAAGGCCCGGAAGGGCAACGCCGGCGCACTCCATGGTCTGACCAGCGGGTACGACCGTGCGCCGAACAGTGACAAGAGAGAGGGTTGGTACTCAGGTGGCAGAGACGCTGCACGAGATCCTGCTCACGCCAGGAAAGCGGCCCGAGGTCATCGCTGACTGCAAGCAGCTCCTGGACGAGGAGGTGTCGAGCAAGTCCGGCGCCTCGGGGCTCGCGGTCAAGAGCGCCTACACCATGGTCAAGGCCGTCAAGCCGGGCATCATCGACGAGGCCGTGGACAAGCTGCTGGACGACTTCATCGGCCGCCTGCAGCCGTTCTACGCCGACTACCGCGCGGCCGGCGCCGCGCAGCCGCTGGACGCCTACCTGGTCGGCCGCGGCGACGAGGTGTCCGACGCGCTGCTCGGGGTGACCGACGACCGCGCCGCCAACACCAGCCGCGCGACGGTCAAGAAGGCGTACGAGAAGATCCGTCCGCAAGGCAAGAAGAACGTCGAGCTGGCCCTGCCGCGACTCGGCAAGCTCATCGAGAAGCACGCCAGCTGACCACCGGCCGAAGGCGGCGGAGGACGCCTCCGCCGCCTTTTGCGTGCCCGCGTACGTCCAGAAGATCTTCCGAACCGCTTGGCAACTCGGCCGCCGTCGGGGACTATTCCGTGATCCGGCCGATCCGCGACCGGTGTGACACCAGGTGGAGGCGGAGATGACCAGTGCGGCCAGCGAGCTGCCGGTCGTGCATCCGGACGGCCGGGTCGACCTGGGGGAGACACCGCCGGCCAGCGGCCGGTACGCCAACCCCGAGCTGGCGCCGGTCCCGGTCGGCAAGCGCACCTGGACGACGTACAACTTCGCCGCCCTGTGGATGGGGATGGCGCACAACATCCCCAGCTATCTGCTCGCCTCCGGCCTGATCGCGCTGGGGATGGACTGGCTGCAGGCCTTCGTCACCATCACGCTGGGAAACATCATCGTGCTCATACCGATGTTGTTGAACAGCCACGCGGGCACGAAATACGGCATTCCGTTCCCGATTTTCGCGCGCGCTTTCTACGGCGTACGCGGCGCCAACCTCGCGGCGTTGTTGCGCGCTTTCATCGCCTGTGGCTGGTTTGGCATCCAGACCTGGGTCGGCGGCGAGGCGGTGTACGTCATCGTCGGAAAACTCGCCGGTGGCGGCTGGAGCAACGCGCCGTCGGTCGGCGGCCATCCGTGGACACTTTGGCTGAGCTTCGCGGTTTTCTGGCTGATCCAGATGGCCATCATCTGGCGCGGCATCGACGCGATCCGGCGGTTCGAAAACTGGGCCGCACCGCTGGTCACCGTGGCGTTCGCGGCGTTGCTGGTGTGGATCGTCATCCAGGCCGGCGGCCTCGGCCCGATCCTGACCACGCCGTCGAAACTCGGCTGGGGACCGGCGTTCTGGGCCGTCTTCGCGCCGTCGCTGATGGCGATGATCGCGTTCTGGGCCACGCTCTCGTTGAACATGCCTGACTTCACCAGGTTTGGCCTGAGCCAACGCAAGCAGGCGCTCGGCCAGATCCTCGGCCTGCCGACCACCATGTCGTTCATCTCGCTGGTGTCGATCGTGGTCACCTCCGGCACGGTGGTCATCTACGGCAAGGCGATCTGGGATCCGGTGCAGCTGGCCGGAAACTTCAGCAATCCGGTCGTTGTCGTCATCGGCCTGATCGTGGCCGTGTTGGCGACGATCTCCTGCAACGTCGCCGCCAACGTGGTGAGTCCGTCGTACGACTTTTCCAACGCCGCACCACGATTCGTCAGTTTCCGCACCGGTGGCCTCATCACCGGAATTATCGGCATCCTGATCCAGCCGTGGCAGCTGGTCAGCAATCCGCAGATCTACATCTACAACTGGCTCGGCCTCTACGGTGGCGTGCTCGCCGCCGTCGCCGGTGTCCTGCTGGCCGGCTACTGGGTCCGTGACCGCGCGGAGCTGGTGCTCGGCGACCTTTATCGCTCCGGCGGCCGTTACTGGTATTTTCACGGCTGGAACGTGCAGGCCGTGGTCGCGACGGTCATCGGCGCGGTGCTCGCGGTCGGTGGCGTCAATTCCCAACCGGGCAACGGACCTTTCCCCGCCGAGGGCCTGATTCCGTTCCTGAAGCCGCTTTACGACTACAGCTGGGCGGTCGGGCTGGTCGTCGGCTTCGCCGTCTATCTGCTGCTCACGCTGCCTGGTGCGAGCCAGCGGCGGCCGGTTCCGGCAGTAGCGGCCGCCGACGATTCGGGCTAGGGTCTGTCTCCATATTCCGCGGGGCGATAGCCGAGCCGCTGTCACATCTGTCTCGGGCCGCCTGACGGCGTTTGGATCTCGACTCTCATCCCCCCGGAATATGGAGACAGACCCAGCATCCGAACATCAAACGTATCGGGAGGAGCGCATAGATGGCGGAGATCATCCGGGCCGGCCTGGTCCAGCAGAAGTGGACCGGTGACAAGGAGTCGATGATCCGGGTCGCGGTCGACCACATCGCCACCGCCGCATCGCAAGGTGCGCAGGTGGTGTGTCTGCAGGAGCTGTTCTACGGGCCGTACTTCTGCCAGGTGCAGGACGCCGACTACTACTCCTACACCGAGCGGATCCCGGACGGGCCGACCACCAAGCTCATGCAGGAGGTCGCCAAACAGCACGGTGTCGTGCTGATCGTGCCGATGTACGAGGAAGAACAACCCGGTGTCTACTACAACACCGCCGCGGTCATCGACGCCGACGGCAAATACCTGGGCATGCACCGGAAAAACCACATCCCGCAGGTGAAGGGATTCTGGGAGAAGTTCTATTTCCGCCCCGGCAACCTCGGCTATCCGGTGTTCGACACCGCGGTCGGCCGGATCGGCGTCTACATCTGCTATGAGCGGCATTTCCCGGAAGGCTGGCGCGCTCTGGGCCTGGCCGGTGCCCGGATCGTATTCAACCCGTCGGCGACCAGCCGCGGACTTTCCCAGTATCTGTGGCGGTTGGAGCAGCCGGCGGCCGCGGTCGCCAACGAGTACTTCGTCGGCGCGATCAACCGGGTCGGCACCGAACCGTTGGGAGACAACGACTTCTACGGCCAGACCTACTTCGTCGACCCGCGCGGCCAGCTCGTCGGCGACGCGGCGTCCGACACCGAGGACGAGGTCGTCGTACGCGACCTGGACATGGGGACGCTGGCCGAGGTGCGCGACCTGTGGGCCTTCTATCGCGACCGCCGTCCCGACTCGTACGAAAGCCTGGTCACGCCATGAGTGTGGTGATTCGCGGCGGGCTCGTGGTCAGTCCGAGCGGCGCGACCGCCGGCGACGTCCTCGTGGAAGGCGAGAAAATCGTCGCGGTCGCCTCGCCGGACAGCGACGCCGCGCGGAGCTGGACCGCTGACCGTACGATCGACGCCGCCGGAAAATACGTGCTGCCGGGCGGCATCGACGCGCACACGCACATGGAAATGCCTTTCGGCGGCACGCATTCGGTGGACACCTTCGCGACCGGCACGACCGCCGCCGCGTGGGGTGGCACGACGACGATCATCGACTTCGCCGTGCAGGCCAAAGGTACGTCCCTGCTGTCCACATTGGACAAATGGCACGAGAAGGCCGACGGCAACTGCGCCATCGACTACGGCTTCCACATGATCCTCTCGGACGTCAACGAGGCGAGCCTGAAGGAGATGGACGCCTGCATCGAGGCCGGCGTGAACACCTTCAAGATGTTCATGGCCTATCCCGGCGTCTTCTACTCCACCGACGGCGACATCCTGCTGGCCATGCAGCGAGCCAAGGACAGCGGCTCGATCATCATGATGCACGCGGAAAACGGCATCGCGATCGACCAGCTGGTGGCGCAGTCGATCGCCGCCGGCCGCACGGACCCGGTCCATCACGGCCTGACCCGGCCGCCGGAGCTGGAGGGCGAGGCGACCTCGCGCGCGATCCAGCTGGCGAAGGTCACCGGTGCGCCGCTCTACATCGTGCATCTGTCGGCATCGCAGGCTCTGGCCGCGGTCGCGGAGGCACGCGACACCGGACAGAACGTGTTTGCCGAGACCTGTCCCCAATATCTTTATCTGTCCATTGAGGACTTGGCGCGGCCGGACTTCGAAGGCTCCAAGTTCGTCTGCTCGCCGCCGCTGCGGGAGAAGAGCCATCAGGCGGATTTGTGGCGTGGCCTGCGGACGAACGACCTGTCGGTGGTCTCCACCGACCACTGCCCGTTCTGTTTCAAGGACCAGAAAGAGCTCGGCCGCGGCGACTTCTCCAAGATTCCCAACGGAATGCCCGGTGTCGAGCACCGGATGGACCTGCTGCACCAGGGCGTGGCGGCCGGTGAGCTGTCGCTGACCCGCTGGGTCGAGGTCGCGTCGACGACCCCGGCGCGGATGTTTGGCCTCTATCCGCGTAAAGGCGTCATCGCCGCCGGGTCCGACGCCGACATCGTCGTGTACGACCCGGCCGCGTCGCAAACGCTGTCGGCGGCGACGCACCACATGAACGTGGACTATTCGGCGTACGAAGGCATGCGGCTGACCGGTCGCGTCTCGACCGTGCTGTCCCGTGGCTCGATCATCGTCGACGGCGGCGAGTTCCACGGAAAGACCGGCCACGGAAAGTTCCTGCACCGCGATCACTCGCAATATCTGAACTAGGACGCACCGTGGACTTTGGGATCGTGCTGCAGACCGATCCGCCGGCGAAAGCCGTCGTGGACCGGCTGATCGAGGCGGAGTCGCTGGGATTCCGCTACGGCTGGACGTTCGACTCGCACGTGCTCTGGCAGGAGCCGTTCGTCATCTACTCGCAGATCCTGGCGTCCACCTCGGACCTGGTCGTGGGGCCGCTGGTGACCAACCCGGCGACCCGCGACTGGTCGGTGATCGCGTCACTTTTCGCGACGCTCAACGACATGTACGGCAACCGTACGGTCTGCGGCATCGGCCGCGGCGACTCGGCACGGAGGGTTATCGGCCTGCCGCCGGCAAACCTGGCAACGCTCGGCGAGTCGATGCGTGTCATCAAGGAACTGGCCGAGGGGCGCGAGGTCGAGTACAACGGTGTGGCCGTCCGGATTCCGTGGGTCAGGGACGGAAAACTGGAGATCTGGATGGCCGGCTATGGCCCCAGGGCGCTCCGGCTGGTCGGCGAGCAGGCTGACGGTTTCGTGTTGCAGACCGCGGATCCGGACATCGCGCGCTGGACGATCGGTGCCGTACGCGCTGCGGCGACGGCCGCCGGTCGCGATCCGGCGGAGATCACGATGTGCGTCGCGGCGCCGGCGTACGTCGGCGAGGACATCGCACACCAGCGTGACCAGCTGCGCTGGTTTGGCGGCATGGTGGGAAACCACGTGGCCGACCTGGTCGCGCGCTATGGCGAGTCCGGCGCCGTGCCGCACGCGCTGACCGACTACATCCGCGAACGCGAAGGCTATGACTACGCGCATCACGGCCGCGCCGGCAACCCGTCGACCGACTTCGTGCCGGACAGCATCGTCGACCGGTTTTGTCTGGTGGGGCCGGTTTCCGCGCACCAGGACCGGCTGGCCGAGCTGGCCGAGATCGGCGTGGACAACTTCGCCATCTACCTGATGCACGACCAGCCGGCCGAGACGATGCGCGCGTACGGCGGCAAGATCATCCAAACCTAGACCCTTAGCCTGAGTTTTAGAAGGTGTAGGGGTCTGGTTCACGCGTGAGGTGTCAACCAGACCCGAGGCGAGTAATGCTGTTGTGGTTGCTCGCCAGGCCGGCCCCGATGTCCGGGGGTGCCAGGCCGCCCACCAGGATCACCCGACGCGCCTCACAACACACCCCACAGGAATCGCAATCAGACACAGCCCAAAAGGCCGCCAGGGCCCAACAGGTCAAACAACAAGCTGAAGGGAACCGGAACCGGTCCGGCTGCGTCTCAACGGTATGAACGGTACGAAGCTGCTGATAACTGTCATCGCGGTGTCGACGCTGACTGCTTGCGGTGGCCGCGCCGTCACAACCGGAGACGGTCCGGACCAGCTGGTCGGCCGCACTTTCGTGTCCACCAAGGTGACCGAGAACGGCAAGGCCAAGGAGCTGGCGCCGGGCACCACGGTGAGCTTCCAGTTCACCGACGACGGCCGGCTGAACGTACGCGGCGGCTGCAACGGCCTGTCCGGCAAGGTGGAT
Proteins encoded:
- a CDS encoding TIGR03842 family LLM class F420-dependent oxidoreductase; translated protein: MDFGIVLQTDPPAKAVVDRLIEAESLGFRYGWTFDSHVLWQEPFVIYSQILASTSDLVVGPLVTNPATRDWSVIASLFATLNDMYGNRTVCGIGRGDSARRVIGLPPANLATLGESMRVIKELAEGREVEYNGVAVRIPWVRDGKLEIWMAGYGPRALRLVGEQADGFVLQTADPDIARWTIGAVRAAATAAGRDPAEITMCVAAPAYVGEDIAHQRDQLRWFGGMVGNHVADLVARYGESGAVPHALTDYIREREGYDYAHHGRAGNPSTDFVPDSIVDRFCLVGPVSAHQDRLAELAEIGVDNFAIYLMHDQPAETMRAYGGKIIQT
- the hydA gene encoding dihydropyrimidinase codes for the protein MSVVIRGGLVVSPSGATAGDVLVEGEKIVAVASPDSDAARSWTADRTIDAAGKYVLPGGIDAHTHMEMPFGGTHSVDTFATGTTAAAWGGTTTIIDFAVQAKGTSLLSTLDKWHEKADGNCAIDYGFHMILSDVNEASLKEMDACIEAGVNTFKMFMAYPGVFYSTDGDILLAMQRAKDSGSIIMMHAENGIAIDQLVAQSIAAGRTDPVHHGLTRPPELEGEATSRAIQLAKVTGAPLYIVHLSASQALAAVAEARDTGQNVFAETCPQYLYLSIEDLARPDFEGSKFVCSPPLREKSHQADLWRGLRTNDLSVVSTDHCPFCFKDQKELGRGDFSKIPNGMPGVEHRMDLLHQGVAAGELSLTRWVEVASTTPARMFGLYPRKGVIAAGSDADIVVYDPAASQTLSAATHHMNVDYSAYEGMRLTGRVSTVLSRGSIIVDGGEFHGKTGHGKFLHRDHSQYLN
- a CDS encoding nitrilase-related carbon-nitrogen hydrolase, whose amino-acid sequence is MIRAGLVQQKWTGDKESMIRVAVDHIATAASQGAQVVCLQELFYGPYFCQVQDADYYSYTERIPDGPTTKLMQEVAKQHGVVLIVPMYEEEQPGVYYNTAAVIDADGKYLGMHRKNHIPQVKGFWEKFYFRPGNLGYPVFDTAVGRIGVYICYERHFPEGWRALGLAGARIVFNPSATSRGLSQYLWRLEQPAAAVANEYFVGAINRVGTEPLGDNDFYGQTYFVDPRGQLVGDAASDTEDEVVVRDLDMGTLAEVRDLWAFYRDRRPDSYESLVTP
- a CDS encoding NCS1 family nucleobase:cation symporter-1; protein product: MTSAASELPVVHPDGRVDLGETPPASGRYANPELAPVPVGKRTWTTYNFAALWMGMAHNIPSYLLASGLIALGMDWLQAFVTITLGNIIVLIPMLLNSHAGTKYGIPFPIFARAFYGVRGANLAALLRAFIACGWFGIQTWVGGEAVYVIVGKLAGGGWSNAPSVGGHPWTLWLSFAVFWLIQMAIIWRGIDAIRRFENWAAPLVTVAFAALLVWIVIQAGGLGPILTTPSKLGWGPAFWAVFAPSLMAMIAFWATLSLNMPDFTRFGLSQRKQALGQILGLPTTMSFISLVSIVVTSGTVVIYGKAIWDPVQLAGNFSNPVVVVIGLIVAVLATISCNVAANVVSPSYDFSNAAPRFVSFRTGGLITGIIGILIQPWQLVSNPQIYIYNWLGLYGGVLAAVAGVLLAGYWVRDRAELVLGDLYRSGGRYWYFHGWNVQAVVATVIGAVLAVGGVNSQPGNGPFPAEGLIPFLKPLYDYSWAVGLVVGFAVYLLLTLPGASQRRPVPAVAAADDSG
- a CDS encoding DUF6918 family protein gives rise to the protein MAETLHEILLTPGKRPEVIADCKQLLDEEVSSKSGASGLAVKSAYTMVKAVKPGIIDEAVDKLLDDFIGRLQPFYADYRAAGAAQPLDAYLVGRGDEVSDALLGVTDDRAANTSRATVKKAYEKIRPQGKKNVELALPRLGKLIEKHAS